In Variovorax paradoxus, a single genomic region encodes these proteins:
- a CDS encoding nuclear transport factor 2 family protein, which produces PLVSVTGDEARGETAFSVFRTLPGETSLFAVGRYLDELVRVGSGWRFSVHRNWRRVLDALRICRSKCRIPRRCSRANPPDGRLAILNGVLAKPVAVSKRPRLRAR; this is translated from the coding sequence GCCGCTGGTGAGCGTGACGGGTGACGAGGCGCGTGGAGAAACCGCGTTCTCGGTGTTTCGCACCTTGCCCGGGGAGACCAGTCTCTTCGCGGTCGGCCGCTACCTGGACGAGCTGGTCCGGGTCGGGAGCGGCTGGCGCTTCAGCGTCCATCGCAACTGGAGACGCGTTCTCGATGCATTACGCATCTGCCGCTCTAAATGTCGAATCCCAAGGCGTTGTTCACGCGCGAATCCTCCTGATGGGCGGCTTGCGATTCTCAACGGAGTGTTGGCGAAGCCAGTTGCCGTCAGTAAGAGGCCGCGGCTCCGCGCTCGCTGA